In Malus sylvestris chromosome 15, drMalSylv7.2, whole genome shotgun sequence, a single genomic region encodes these proteins:
- the LOC126602087 gene encoding uncharacterized protein LOC126602087, producing the protein MAIKIVIGQELINVISAYTSQVGLDMSSNEKFWEDLGDLVQGIAQTEKLFRDLNGHVGRETGNYRGFHGGHGFGERNEDGGAILDFAMAYDLFLANTFFKKTEEHVITYKSGLSKTQIDFLLMRKGDRRTCKDCKVIPGESLANQHRLLVMDVHIKRVRKKNKTSKCPRTRWWNLKGEKQAIFKEKVITQCVWDREGEASQMWDSMASCIRKVAKEVLGESKGFVPQQKESWWWNEEVQTKVKTKKECCKALYKDRTDENDERYRRAKQEAKKVVREAKLAAYDDMYKRLDTKEGELDIYKLARVREKKARDLNQVRCIKDEDGKVLATENAVKDR; encoded by the coding sequence atggcaatcaagattgtaataggacaagaactcatcaatgtgattagtgcgtacacatctcaagtagggttggatatgagttcgaatgagaaattttgggaagaccttggagacttggtgcaaggaattgctcagacagaGAAGTTATTtagagatttaaatggacacgtgggcagggagacaggcaactatagaggttttcatggtggccatggttttggggagagaaacgaggatgggggagctatcttggattttgcaatggcatatgatctcttcttagccaacactttCTTTAAGAAGacagaagaacatgtgatcacctacaagagtgggttgtcaaaaacacaaatagattttcttctaatgaggaaaggggatcgtagaacttgtaaggattgcaaagttataccgggagagagcttggctaatcaacatcgcttgttggtgatggatgtacatatcaaaagagtgagaaaaaagaacaagacttcgaagtgcccaaggactagatggtggaatctaaaaggagaaaaacaagccattttcaaagagaaagtaatcacccaatgtgtgtgggatagagagggggaagctagccaaatgtgggattccatggctagttgtatccgaaaagtagcaaaagaggtattaggagagtccaagggctttgttCCACaacaaaaggaatcttggtggtggaatgaggaggtacaaacaaaggtgaagacTAAGAaagaatgttgtaaagccttatacaaggataggaccgatgaaaatgatgaaaggtatagaagagcgaagcaagaggcgaagaaagttgtgagagaagctaagttagcggcttatgacgatatgtataagcgactagataccaaagaaggagagttggatatctataaactagcgagagtaagggaaaagaaggcaagggacctaaaccaagtgaggtgcatcaaggatgaggatggaaaggttcttgctacagagaacgcggttaaagacagatag